GAGCGCCCACAGCCACCAGGTAGGCGGCCAAGGGCGCCGCCTGTCTGGTCCAGGCGCTGCGGGGGAACTCCTTTTTCAATCGCGCCAGCAAGGCATTGGCATGGGTGTCCCCCTTTCCTCCCTCGTCGCGCAGGTGAAGCAAGGCCAACCGGAAAAGCGCTTCATCCGTCACGCCGGGCAACGCCTGGCCAGCGACGACCTGTTCCAGCAACCCCTGTGCCTCCCGTTCTTTCCCCTGCATCAGATACTGCAGTGCACCGGCAAAACGGCGTTCCTGTTCCATGGCTGGCGTGGCCGCTGGAAGCGGTTTGCCCTTCAGCAGGCTGCAGCCACCGGAAAACGCCACCACCAACGACAGTATGAGCGCAAGAGCAGCCCGCTCAAACATCATAGTTTCCCGCCTCTCTCACGATGATATAGTTACTGCCCGACGACTCCTTGACGTGATCCTTGACCTCGGCCGCAGCCGTAGCGATCTCGGCGGCGGTGGCATAATCGCCCGGCTCGCAGACCAAAACGGCAATCGACATGGATATGAGCGGAAACACCCGGGGCACGCCATAACGGTCAACCCCTTCAAATGAACCGGCAGCGCGATCCTCGTCCGAATAAAAGAATGGGACCATGGCGTCGAATTCCTGAATGATCGTCTGGCAGGCCGATTTGGCCAGTTCCGCGCCGACGATGACGACAAAATCGTCGCCGCCGATGTGCCCGACAAAGGCTTCGGGATCATGCAGGCGCTTGACCGCATTATGGATCAGTTCACCGGTCTCACGCAGTATCTCGCTGGCCTTGATGTAACCGTAGCGATCGTTGTAGGATTTGAAGTTGTCCAGATCCAGGTAGCACATGGCAAACGGCAGCTGCTCACGCAATCGCCGGCTGATGGAACGTTCGATGGCGATATTTCCCGGCAGCCGGGTCAGGGGGCTGGCGTCGAGACTGATCTGCTCCAACTCCTTGAGTCTGGCCGCCATACGCGTGAAATCCTGCGCCAGGGTGCCGATCTCGTCACCCGGCGGAATGCCCGGATCGTGGTCGAAGTCGCCGGCGGCAATGCGGTGGGTGGCGGTTTGCAGCTTGCCGATGGAGGAGGCGAAGGTATAGATCAGATAGACTGCCACCAAGAAGGCGAACAGCACGCCGACAAAGGCCAGACCGATGGAGCGGGTGACGGTCTTGGCCTCCTTTTCATCGGATACTTTCAACTTGTTCGCCAGGGATTCCTTCTGTTCCACCCGAATCTGTTCGATAAGATCTTCCACCCGGGCCGTAGCCTGCTTCATGGCCCCGGCGTCGACCTCCCTGCCGTTGAACACCCGCCTGGT
The genomic region above belongs to Oryzomonas sagensis and contains:
- a CDS encoding tetratricopeptide repeat protein, which codes for MMFERAALALILSLVVAFSGGCSLLKGKPLPAATPAMEQERRFAGALQYLMQGKEREAQGLLEQVVAGQALPGVTDEALFRLALLHLRDEGGKGDTHANALLARLKKEFPRSAWTRQAAPLAAYLVAVGALRDSQHDLRTLRERNLSLTRDNKELRQSLERLKNLDLELEQKIKR
- a CDS encoding sensor domain-containing diguanylate cyclase, with protein sequence MPFLGHFRLSLIQKMIISFALCGICMMAALIYAVTGLGSMHRMEEEIARSDLSAATITITLREMMLTQERYVGKFQILRQAEFHELYDQNAEKFRSELASLQRVYQGKGGDKLVAAYAAYANLTRRVFNGREVDAGAMKQATARVEDLIEQIRVEQKESLANKLKVSDEKEAKTVTRSIGLAFVGVLFAFLVAVYLIYTFASSIGKLQTATHRIAAGDFDHDPGIPPGDEIGTLAQDFTRMAARLKELEQISLDASPLTRLPGNIAIERSISRRLREQLPFAMCYLDLDNFKSYNDRYGYIKASEILRETGELIHNAVKRLHDPEAFVGHIGGDDFVVIVGAELAKSACQTIIQEFDAMVPFFYSDEDRAAGSFEGVDRYGVPRVFPLISMSIAVLVCEPGDYATAAEIATAAAEVKDHVKESSGSNYIIVREAGNYDV